A region of the Planctomycetia bacterium genome:
CCGCTCGACTTCGAAATCGTCGAGTGCCAGCGAGGCGCCTTGCTGGAGAAAACGGACGGCTACGAGCAGCCGTTCTTTTCCTTGGCGCGAAATGACGACCCCTTCCATCCCGCGAAACGTCCCCGTCTTCACGCGCACCGGAGTGCCGGGCTCGATCTGCGATTCGATCGTCAGCGGCACGCTCGCCGCGATGAGTTTACGGATTTGACGCAAATCGGTCGTCAAAGTCGTGCCGTCGGGAACCGGCAACCAACGGCTTACGCAATCGCTCGTCAGAGCGAGTCGCCGCGCTTCGTCGTCGCCGTAAGCGAACACATAGCCGGAGAAGAGAGGCATAAACGAGTCGCGCGTTCGGCCGGAAGGAGACTTCGAGCGTTTGCGAATCGTCGGCCCGTAGAAGGGAATTTCGAGCCCGCGGAGCACGCGCATGAACTGCTTTTCGCGTCGCGCACGAAGATAAAACGCCCACCACCCGCGCCCCAACTCCGCGCCTACATCCGGCCGCTCCAGAAAGTCGGCAGGATAAAGATCGATCTCGGCGGGGAGCAAAGGCATGACGGAAGCGAAGCGGTCGGGGGAGAGATGCTCGAATGCAGTTGCCGATTATACGTCGGACCCTCGTTTCCGAAAGCAGCGACACGCCGACGCTTCGAGAAACCGGAACGCATCGTCGACCGAGTCTTCATCGGCTTCGGCGGAGCTTCGATCTTATCCTGCTTCGAAAAATCGTGAGTCGCTGCCGCCGTAAGCGATCTTTACCACGATCGCTCGCGAGCACTTCGGGCAGTGGCCTTGATAGGCAGTTGCTTCGCGGTTGACGTAGATCCGCGCATAGACATCGCAACACACGAAATGGACGCCGAGAAACGGTCGCCCGGCTGGGTGCCCGGAAGCGGCGCGAGATTTTCCGTCGCCGTCTTCGGGATCGCTCGAAAGATCAAGATTCTCACCCACCATAGCTACGAATCCTAAACGACCGGCTCACGCCGAACACTGTCCTTCGTTCACCAATACCTACATCGCCGAACTTATCGATCCGATTTGGAAGCCATGAGATCCGAATTCGCAAACGGATCGGCTTGCGGCCCGCGCGTCCAACTCAGCAGTCGCTGCCCGATCGCATACCAAAAGTAGAGGTAAGCGTTGAAATAGCCGCGCGCGTCGATCCAAGGAACCGTGGCCCTCGGATCGCAGTAGCGGCGATACAACCGACGCCATTCGCAATGGGTATACACGGCGATACTCTCGAAGTCCCACA
Encoded here:
- a CDS encoding antitermination protein NusG, coding for MPLLPAEIDLYPADFLERPDVGAELGRGWWAFYLRARREKQFMRVLRGLEIPFYGPTIRKRSKSPSGRTRDSFMPLFSGYVFAYGDDEARRLALTSDCVSRWLPVPDGTTLTTDLRQIRKLIAASVPLTIESQIEPGTPVRVKTGTFRGMEGVVISRQGKERLLVAVRFLQQGASLALDDFEVERI